The Drosophila mauritiana strain mau12 chromosome 2R, ASM438214v1, whole genome shotgun sequence genome has a segment encoding these proteins:
- the LOC117135837 gene encoding protein late bloomer isoform X2, with product MPTVRVCLQWTSVVFSTLTLIVGVLAALAGVYELDKFDEGSAEHTEKFVQLGMAGALILAGLVGCLGAIFGSIKVMVVNLILLLALIASHIWKVSHYNETKQLDATEVYVMDLWMKELVHHGAMQDLQQEYECCGDKGFSDYTSLNMKVPRSCFHTKDGIHALYPYAEGCMAAVKRAYLQIYRYEKWVHCGLIGYEVVGIILGITLCCQLTNKTRRYTY from the exons ATGCCCACGGTTCGCGTGTGCCTGCAATGGACCTCGGTGGTCTTCAGTACGCTGACGTTG ATCGTTGGCGTCCTTGCGGCCCTGGCCGGCGTCTATGAGCTGGACAAGTTCGACGAGGGCTCCGCGGAGCACACGGAGAAGTTCGTCCAACTGGGAATGGCAGGTGCTCTGATCTTGGCCGGACTGGTCGGTTGCCTGGGAGCCATCTTCGGTTCCATCaaggtgatggtggtg AACTTGATTCTGCTTCTGGCTCTGATAGCCTCGCACATCTGGAAGGTCTCCCACTACAATGAGACCAAGCAGCTGGACGCCACTGAGGTGTACGTGATGGATCTCTGGATGAAGGAGCTGGTCCACCACGGCGCCATGCAAGACTTGCAGCAAGAG TACGAGTGCTGTGGCGACAAGGGATTCTCCGACTACACGAGCCTCAACATGAAGGTGCCCCGCAGCTGTTTCCACACCAAGGACGGCATTCACGCCTTGTATCCGTATGCGGAGGGCTGCATGGCCGCCGTGAAGCGGGCCTATCTGCAGATCTACCGATACGAGAAGTGGGTGCACTGCGGACTTATTGGCTACGAG gTCGTAGGCATCATCTTGGGAATCACCTTGTGCTGCCAGCTGACCAACAAGACTCGTCGCTACACCTACTAA
- the LOC117135837 gene encoding protein late bloomer isoform X1 yields MSLGSRSAHFCMGRRIFFHNRSDSNKKGNCIVGVLAALAGVYELDKFDEGSAEHTEKFVQLGMAGALILAGLVGCLGAIFGSIKVMVVNLILLLALIASHIWKVSHYNETKQLDATEVYVMDLWMKELVHHGAMQDLQQEYECCGDKGFSDYTSLNMKVPRSCFHTKDGIHALYPYAEGCMAAVKRAYLQIYRYEKWVHCGLIGYEVVGIILGITLCCQLTNKTRRYTY; encoded by the exons ATGTCACTTGGCTCTCGTTCTGCCCACTTTTGTATGGGCAGGCGCATTTTTTTCCACAATCGAAGCGACAGCAACAAGAAAGGAAACTGT ATCGTTGGCGTCCTTGCGGCCCTGGCCGGCGTCTATGAGCTGGACAAGTTCGACGAGGGCTCCGCGGAGCACACGGAGAAGTTCGTCCAACTGGGAATGGCAGGTGCTCTGATCTTGGCCGGACTGGTCGGTTGCCTGGGAGCCATCTTCGGTTCCATCaaggtgatggtggtg AACTTGATTCTGCTTCTGGCTCTGATAGCCTCGCACATCTGGAAGGTCTCCCACTACAATGAGACCAAGCAGCTGGACGCCACTGAGGTGTACGTGATGGATCTCTGGATGAAGGAGCTGGTCCACCACGGCGCCATGCAAGACTTGCAGCAAGAG TACGAGTGCTGTGGCGACAAGGGATTCTCCGACTACACGAGCCTCAACATGAAGGTGCCCCGCAGCTGTTTCCACACCAAGGACGGCATTCACGCCTTGTATCCGTATGCGGAGGGCTGCATGGCCGCCGTGAAGCGGGCCTATCTGCAGATCTACCGATACGAGAAGTGGGTGCACTGCGGACTTATTGGCTACGAG gTCGTAGGCATCATCTTGGGAATCACCTTGTGCTGCCAGCTGACCAACAAGACTCGTCGCTACACCTACTAA